In Flavobacterium gelatinilyticum, a genomic segment contains:
- a CDS encoding YidH family protein encodes MKAEGNNKKLINEQMSNERTFLSWIRTGIGIMVFGFVIVKFSLFVNQLPSTLFKDSNIPKNGFTIIIGILLVLSGALMIVCSYWKYKQTHKLLQQGEYLYSTLLLTVLTVIIFLMSIIIITYLVIAAYPFNFSI; translated from the coding sequence ATGAAGGCGGAAGGCAATAATAAAAAACTGATTAATGAACAAATGTCAAACGAAAGAACATTCCTGTCCTGGATTCGAACCGGAATTGGAATCATGGTTTTTGGGTTCGTTATCGTGAAATTTTCATTATTTGTCAATCAGCTTCCTTCTACGCTTTTTAAAGATTCTAATATTCCAAAAAACGGATTTACGATTATAATTGGTATTCTTCTCGTACTCTCCGGAGCCTTAATGATTGTTTGCTCGTACTGGAAATACAAACAGACTCATAAATTATTACAGCAGGGCGAATATTTATATTCCACTTTGCTTCTTACGGTACTTACGGTAATTATTTTTTTAATGAGCATTATAATCATCACCTATCTGGTAATTGCCGCCTATCCTTTTAATTTTTCGATATGA
- a CDS encoding YqjF family protein, producing MSIAARILANTQNRQYPLPEKNWKYYQEWHKTIFFHWEVPVYFLEEYIPDGLELDLYQNMAWVSVVSFEVKNRTLRNMPAFPYLSNFEEINVRTYVTKNGIRGIYMFSIETNKLIEVLLSKLFAGLPYQKSEIKRSGDELRSSNKKLEHILDITIGAHAPILHKTALDLWLTERYALYEVCGTKLCRFDIHHAEWNLSNLDVTIRDICYDAGKYTINIYPDTIQYSEKIEVLFWDKIEV from the coding sequence ATGAGCATCGCTGCCCGCATATTAGCTAATACTCAAAACAGACAATATCCGCTTCCTGAAAAGAACTGGAAATATTACCAGGAATGGCATAAAACCATATTTTTTCATTGGGAAGTTCCGGTTTATTTTTTAGAAGAATATATTCCCGATGGCCTTGAGCTTGATCTCTACCAAAACATGGCGTGGGTTTCGGTGGTTTCATTTGAGGTAAAAAACAGGACACTTCGCAATATGCCGGCTTTTCCGTATCTCTCAAATTTTGAAGAAATCAACGTGAGAACTTATGTTACCAAGAACGGAATTCGTGGAATTTACATGTTTTCAATCGAAACCAATAAACTGATCGAAGTATTATTATCAAAGTTATTTGCAGGACTTCCGTATCAAAAATCAGAAATTAAACGGTCCGGAGACGAACTCAGATCCTCCAATAAAAAACTCGAACATATACTGGACATTACCATTGGAGCCCATGCACCCATTCTGCATAAAACCGCGCTGGATTTGTGGCTGACCGAAAGATATGCTTTATACGAAGTCTGCGGTACTAAGTTATGCCGTTTTGATATTCATCACGCCGAATGGAACCTGAGCAATCTTGATGTCACTATACGCGACATATGCTACGATGCCGGAAAATACACCATCAACATCTATCCCGACACTATTCAGTACTCAGAAAAAATCGAAGTACTGTTTTGGGATAAAATTGAAGTTTAG
- a CDS encoding DUF763 domain-containing protein, producing MKRSGTADLPLHYGHVPLWLAERMSKLGLAIVETIAMEFSTSEVISKLSNPFWFQSFGAVMGMDWHSSGITTSVLGALKKSVNPHSKELGIYICGGKGKHSTLTPQELLFVGDKTGLDGHNLANCSRLAAKVDNTAIQDGFQLYQHNFIVDNKGQWAVIQQGMNPNSQTARRYHWHSQDLQSFINEPHTFIYGENQGSILNLTAQAASKSRDGILELAKESPTKIIKEMQHLIMPAHHDVRMEDVNMKRLGAMLWVTHENRPEDFEELLLLKGMGPRALQSLALVSEIIYGTPTRFEDPARFSFAHGGKDGHPFPVPVNIYDETIDTLQRAINRAKIGNSDKISAIQKLSEISRRAEESFTPNSNFDALIQRERTESYKYGGKTVFGDAKPPKKKPLPPGNQLELF from the coding sequence ATGAAGCGTTCAGGTACAGCAGATCTTCCTTTGCATTACGGACATGTTCCGTTATGGCTTGCTGAACGCATGTCTAAACTCGGTCTGGCTATTGTAGAAACGATTGCTATGGAGTTTTCGACTTCAGAAGTAATCAGTAAACTGAGTAATCCGTTTTGGTTTCAGAGTTTTGGTGCGGTTATGGGAATGGACTGGCATTCATCCGGAATTACCACTTCTGTTCTTGGTGCATTAAAAAAATCCGTTAATCCGCATTCAAAAGAACTCGGTATTTATATTTGCGGCGGTAAAGGAAAACATTCGACCTTAACCCCGCAGGAACTTTTATTTGTGGGTGATAAAACCGGACTCGATGGTCATAATCTGGCCAATTGCAGCAGACTCGCCGCAAAAGTAGATAATACTGCTATTCAGGATGGTTTTCAGCTGTATCAGCATAATTTTATTGTAGATAACAAAGGGCAGTGGGCGGTGATTCAGCAGGGAATGAACCCTAATTCGCAGACGGCCAGAAGATACCATTGGCATTCGCAGGATTTGCAGTCGTTTATAAACGAACCGCATACTTTTATTTATGGCGAAAACCAGGGAAGTATTTTGAATCTTACTGCTCAGGCCGCTTCAAAATCGAGAGATGGAATTTTGGAACTCGCCAAAGAATCCCCAACCAAGATCATCAAAGAAATGCAGCACTTAATAATGCCTGCGCATCATGATGTGAGAATGGAGGATGTGAATATGAAAAGGCTGGGAGCGATGCTTTGGGTAACGCACGAGAATCGTCCGGAAGATTTCGAGGAATTATTGCTTTTAAAAGGAATGGGGCCAAGAGCCTTACAGTCGCTGGCATTGGTAAGCGAAATTATTTACGGAACACCGACACGTTTTGAAGACCCTGCACGTTTTTCATTTGCTCACGGTGGTAAAGACGGACATCCGTTTCCTGTTCCGGTAAATATCTACGATGAAACGATTGATACGCTTCAAAGAGCGATTAACCGTGCAAAAATTGGAAACAGTGATAAAATAAGTGCTATTCAGAAATTATCTGAAATTTCAAGAAGGGCAGAGGAAAGTTTTACGCCCAATTCTAATTTTGATGCCCTGATTCAAAGAGAAAGGACCGAATCTTATAAATACGGCGGCAAAACAGTTTTTGGCGATGCAAAACCTCCTAAAAAGAAACCCTTGCCTCCGGGGAATCAACTGGAATTATTTTAG
- a CDS encoding MFS transporter, whose protein sequence is MSHNQKSIYTLQFILLCMSSLLFSSSFNMMIPELPNYLSSLGGAEYKGLIISLFTLTAAISRPFSGKLTDKWGRVPVMAVGSSVCVICGFLYPVLGSVSGFLLLRLVHGFSTGFKPTATSAYVADIIPQHRWGEALGMHGLCFSIGGALGPALGSMIVNLYGINVMFYCSSFLAFLSIVIVMNMKETLAAKEKLSRSMFVIGRKDIIDKNVFPAGIITFLSYTAFGLILTLIPDWSEHLGTNNKGLFFTAFTVTSVLVRFGAGKVSDRHGRTSVILAGLIITAFALFVISLGRDIEMLLIGAGIYGVGTGILSPAVSAWTIDLSNPEHRGKAVATMYISMELGIGLGALLGGSYYKDQIMRIPQIIQIDIVVLVLGIAYLLYWRKRKKAENNL, encoded by the coding sequence ATGTCACACAACCAAAAATCAATTTATACCCTGCAGTTTATTCTGCTGTGTATGAGTTCGCTGCTGTTTTCATCCAGTTTTAATATGATGATACCGGAACTTCCTAACTATCTAAGCAGTCTGGGAGGTGCCGAATATAAAGGCCTTATTATTTCCTTATTTACTCTGACAGCGGCAATATCACGTCCGTTTAGCGGGAAACTGACCGATAAATGGGGACGCGTTCCTGTTATGGCTGTAGGATCTTCTGTATGTGTAATCTGCGGGTTTCTTTACCCGGTTTTGGGTTCTGTTTCAGGGTTTTTACTGCTTCGGCTGGTTCACGGTTTTTCGACCGGATTTAAACCCACGGCAACATCAGCCTATGTAGCCGATATTATTCCGCAGCACCGCTGGGGTGAGGCATTGGGCATGCATGGTTTGTGTTTCAGCATTGGCGGTGCTTTAGGACCGGCTCTGGGAAGTATGATTGTGAATTTATACGGAATAAACGTTATGTTTTATTGTTCGTCATTTCTGGCTTTTTTATCTATTGTTATCGTAATGAATATGAAAGAAACGCTGGCTGCAAAAGAAAAACTGAGCAGATCGATGTTTGTAATCGGGAGAAAAGATATAATTGACAAAAATGTATTTCCTGCCGGAATAATTACTTTTCTTTCCTATACGGCATTCGGACTTATACTAACTTTAATTCCGGATTGGAGCGAACATTTGGGAACAAATAACAAAGGATTGTTTTTTACCGCTTTTACCGTTACATCGGTATTGGTTCGTTTTGGCGCCGGAAAAGTTTCTGACCGACACGGACGTACGAGTGTAATTCTTGCCGGATTAATCATAACTGCTTTTGCACTTTTTGTAATAAGTCTGGGCAGGGATATTGAGATGTTGTTAATAGGGGCAGGAATTTACGGTGTTGGAACCGGAATATTATCGCCGGCCGTGAGTGCCTGGACAATTGATTTGAGTAATCCCGAACACAGGGGGAAAGCTGTTGCGACGATGTATATTTCGATGGAACTCGGGATAGGACTGGGAGCGCTTTTGGGAGGCAGTTATTACAAAGACCAGATTATGCGTATACCGCAGATTATACAGATCGATATAGTAGTTCTTGTATTGGGAATCGCATATCTTTTATACTGGAGAAAAAGGAAAAAAGCCGAAAATAATCTATAA
- the gndA gene encoding NADP-dependent phosphogluconate dehydrogenase gives MNKFDFGIVGLGVMGRNLLLNIADHNFSAAGLDLDTEKVSSLQQEAGPDHTIEATTDVKHFVELIQQPRAIMLLVPAGKPVDSAIASLLPHLDKGDIIIDGGNTYFTDTDRRFLELSEKGIHFFGMGISGGEKGARFGPAMMPGGDQKAYERLRPIFEAIAAKVDGEPCVEYLGNGSAGNYVKMVHNGIEYGIMQLISEVYDLMKRGYNLDDQTIQKTFEEWNQTHDLKSYLIEITGNILKQNDKDGSLLIHKISDWARSKGTGKWTSQNAMDLQVPVPTIDAAVVMRDMSKTKPERIEAAKKLVWNTAETDVNTTEAIAALKSALYLSIVATYAQGLAQLHTASKEYNYGLNLETVAKIWRGGCIIRANILEDFRKAYVTKTDLPNLLLDNGIASKLSENQAGMRSVIQFAVQKGIPAAGLMNSLAYFDAYRSENLPTNLIQAQRDYFGAHTYERIDAEGVFHTQWTE, from the coding sequence ATGAACAAATTTGATTTTGGAATTGTAGGACTCGGTGTAATGGGCCGTAACTTACTTTTAAATATCGCGGACCATAACTTTTCGGCCGCAGGTTTAGACTTAGATACCGAAAAAGTCAGCTCACTTCAACAGGAAGCAGGTCCTGATCATACTATTGAAGCTACGACAGATGTAAAACATTTCGTTGAGCTTATTCAGCAGCCAAGAGCCATTATGCTTTTAGTTCCTGCCGGAAAACCAGTAGACAGTGCCATTGCCAGCTTACTTCCTCATTTAGATAAAGGAGATATTATTATCGACGGCGGAAACACCTATTTTACAGATACAGACAGAAGATTTCTTGAATTGTCTGAAAAAGGAATTCATTTCTTCGGAATGGGAATTTCAGGCGGTGAAAAAGGAGCTCGTTTTGGTCCTGCCATGATGCCGGGAGGTGATCAGAAAGCATACGAAAGACTTCGCCCTATTTTTGAGGCTATCGCAGCAAAAGTTGACGGGGAACCTTGTGTAGAATATTTAGGAAACGGTTCTGCCGGAAACTATGTAAAAATGGTGCACAACGGAATCGAATACGGAATTATGCAGCTGATTTCTGAGGTGTACGATCTTATGAAAAGAGGTTACAATCTGGACGATCAGACGATTCAGAAAACCTTTGAAGAATGGAACCAGACTCACGATCTTAAATCGTATTTAATAGAAATTACAGGAAATATCCTGAAACAAAACGACAAAGACGGATCTTTGTTAATCCATAAAATATCTGATTGGGCACGTTCTAAAGGAACAGGAAAATGGACTTCGCAAAACGCGATGGATTTACAGGTTCCGGTTCCTACTATCGATGCGGCGGTTGTAATGCGCGATATGTCGAAAACTAAACCGGAAAGAATCGAAGCAGCTAAAAAATTAGTATGGAATACTGCCGAAACAGACGTAAATACAACTGAAGCTATTGCTGCTTTAAAATCAGCTTTATACCTTTCTATCGTTGCAACTTATGCACAAGGGTTAGCGCAGCTTCATACGGCTTCTAAAGAATACAATTATGGATTAAATCTTGAAACTGTTGCCAAGATATGGCGCGGGGGCTGTATTATTCGTGCCAATATTTTAGAAGATTTCAGAAAAGCATATGTAACTAAAACTGATTTGCCAAACTTGCTTTTAGATAACGGAATTGCTTCAAAATTATCAGAAAACCAAGCCGGAATGCGATCTGTTATTCAGTTTGCGGTTCAAAAAGGAATTCCTGCTGCCGGACTTATGAATTCATTAGCGTATTTTGATGCTTACCGATCAGAGAATCTGCCAACAAATCTAATTCAGGCCCAGCGTGATTATTTTGGGGCGCATACCTACGAACGTATTGATGCCGAAGGTGTTTTTCACACACAATGGACTGAGTAA
- the zwf gene encoding glucose-6-phosphate dehydrogenase — protein sequence MTKNKLTNPTIIVIFGGTGDLAKRKLFPAFQNLYLDGRMSEKFQIIALGRAEKTNEDFRSYVLENLNTFSRKKGISDPKTQKFLSHITYHSLDIENEESYKSLNAKINKFDESFGERANRLFYLSITPSFISTISNNIKNIGLAANPKQDRIIIEKPFGYDKASAIELNAMLSQTFKEEQIYRIDHYLGKETVQNILAFRFGNSMFEPLWSRNFIDFVQITVAEEVGVEERGGFYEGVGALKDMIQNHLLQILCMTAMEAPASLSADDIRNRKADVLKSIRRIKPEEVDHYIVRGQYDAGAIKGTPVPGYRQDKGIAPDSNTETYVAMKIYLDNWRWQGIPFYLRTGKRMEEKQSSIIIQFKPVPHSTFTYGKEGMTPNRLIINIQPAMDIKLQFMTKKPGLSLSLRPAEMIFDYFSCSTMSPEAYETLIADALAGDPTLFMRWDQVEEAWDAIDTIQQVWKSTVPINFPNYKAGSWGPEEADELLARQGHKWIPNTQTKEELLDDTDLQ from the coding sequence ATGACTAAAAATAAACTTACCAATCCTACAATCATTGTTATTTTTGGAGGAACAGGCGATTTAGCAAAAAGAAAGCTATTTCCCGCATTTCAGAATCTGTACCTTGACGGGCGCATGTCTGAGAAGTTTCAAATTATCGCTTTGGGAAGAGCAGAAAAAACCAATGAAGATTTTCGCAGTTATGTTTTAGAAAATCTAAATACTTTTTCAAGAAAAAAAGGAATTTCTGATCCTAAAACACAAAAATTCCTTTCGCATATCACCTACCACAGTCTTGATATCGAAAATGAAGAATCATACAAAAGCCTGAATGCAAAAATCAACAAGTTTGATGAGTCCTTTGGCGAACGAGCGAATCGTCTTTTTTACCTTTCGATTACACCTTCATTTATATCGACTATTTCAAACAACATTAAAAATATCGGACTTGCCGCCAATCCAAAACAAGACCGTATTATTATTGAAAAACCGTTTGGATATGACAAAGCTTCGGCTATCGAACTGAATGCTATGCTTTCGCAGACTTTTAAAGAAGAGCAGATTTACAGAATCGATCATTATTTAGGTAAAGAAACCGTTCAGAATATTTTGGCTTTCCGTTTTGGAAATTCCATGTTCGAACCTTTATGGAGCCGTAACTTTATTGATTTTGTTCAGATTACAGTAGCAGAAGAAGTTGGAGTTGAAGAACGCGGCGGTTTCTACGAAGGTGTCGGCGCATTAAAAGATATGATCCAGAACCACCTGCTGCAGATTTTATGCATGACGGCTATGGAAGCACCTGCATCGCTTAGTGCCGATGATATTCGTAACCGTAAAGCCGATGTACTAAAATCAATCCGTCGTATCAAACCCGAAGAAGTAGACCATTATATCGTAAGAGGACAATATGATGCCGGTGCCATAAAAGGAACTCCGGTTCCGGGGTATCGCCAGGATAAAGGCATTGCACCGGATTCGAATACAGAAACTTATGTGGCAATGAAAATCTATCTGGACAACTGGAGATGGCAGGGAATTCCGTTCTACTTGCGTACCGGAAAAAGAATGGAAGAAAAACAATCTTCAATTATTATTCAGTTTAAACCGGTTCCGCATTCTACTTTCACCTATGGAAAAGAAGGCATGACACCAAACCGACTGATTATCAATATTCAGCCTGCAATGGATATCAAATTGCAGTTTATGACCAAAAAACCGGGATTGTCGCTTTCGTTACGTCCGGCAGAAATGATTTTTGATTATTTCTCCTGCTCAACCATGTCACCGGAAGCTTACGAAACGCTGATTGCCGATGCATTGGCAGGAGATCCGACCCTGTTTATGCGCTGGGATCAGGTAGAAGAAGCCTGGGATGCGATCGATACAATTCAGCAGGTTTGGAAAAGTACCGTTCCCATTAACTTCCCTAATTATAAAGCAGGAAGCTGGGGACCTGAAGAAGCCGATGAACTATTGGCACGTCAGGGACACAAATGGATTCCGAATACACAAACAAAAGAAGAACTTTTAGATGATACAGATTTACAATAA
- the pgl gene encoding 6-phosphogluconolactonase, which produces MIQIYNNTDEINSTAADLFVSAAKKAIDEKGKFTVVLTGGSSPAGIYKLLASDAYQDKIDWSKVYVFWGDERWVPLNDDLSNAKMSYSTLLNHVSVPRENIFEMYKDGVTPEEYAVTYEQTIRKILGEEGKFDLILLGMGDDGHTASLFPGEAVLDEQNKWVDAYYLAPQKMYRITLTAPLINKAEKIIVVAFGEKKTHALKEVTTGVYNPALYPMQLIKPVSGDLLFLVDKSAAGVN; this is translated from the coding sequence ATGATACAGATTTACAATAATACAGACGAAATTAACAGCACTGCTGCCGATCTTTTTGTTTCTGCTGCCAAAAAGGCAATCGATGAAAAAGGAAAATTTACGGTGGTGCTGACAGGAGGTTCATCGCCTGCCGGAATTTACAAATTACTGGCTTCTGATGCTTATCAGGATAAAATAGACTGGAGCAAAGTGTATGTTTTCTGGGGAGACGAACGCTGGGTACCGCTAAATGATGATCTTAGTAATGCTAAAATGTCGTACAGCACATTGTTAAACCATGTTTCGGTTCCGCGTGAGAATATTTTTGAAATGTACAAAGATGGTGTTACACCGGAAGAATACGCTGTTACATACGAGCAGACCATTCGAAAGATTTTAGGCGAAGAAGGAAAATTTGACCTGATCCTTTTAGGAATGGGAGACGACGGACACACTGCTTCCCTATTCCCGGGTGAAGCGGTTTTGGATGAACAAAACAAATGGGTTGACGCGTACTATTTAGCGCCGCAGAAAATGTATCGTATTACACTTACTGCTCCATTAATCAATAAAGCAGAAAAAATTATCGTTGTAGCTTTTGGCGAGAAAAAAACACATGCTTTAAAAGAAGTAACAACCGGAGTTTACAATCCGGCACTTTATCCAATGCAGTTAATCAAACCAGTTTCGGGCGATTTACTGTTTTTGGTTGACAAGAGCGCTGCGGGTGTAAATTAA
- a CDS encoding VOC family protein, translating into MKARISVLTLGTADLEKSVEFYQNGLGFPTEGIVGKEFEFGAVAFFDLQNGLKLALWPKKSIANDTGISTEGSSEVNFTIGYNVKNQDEVDTIMDLAEKAGAKIIKKAVDTFYGGYAGYFQDPDGHTWEIVYNPELIPED; encoded by the coding sequence ATGAAAGCCAGAATTTCAGTATTGACACTTGGAACAGCAGACTTAGAAAAGTCGGTTGAATTTTATCAGAACGGACTTGGATTTCCAACTGAAGGAATTGTAGGGAAAGAATTTGAGTTTGGTGCCGTTGCCTTTTTTGATTTGCAAAATGGATTGAAATTGGCTTTGTGGCCAAAAAAAAGTATTGCAAATGATACCGGAATTTCGACAGAAGGTTCTTCAGAAGTAAATTTTACGATTGGCTATAATGTTAAAAACCAGGATGAAGTCGATACCATAATGGATCTTGCTGAAAAAGCAGGCGCCAAAATAATCAAAAAAGCAGTTGATACATTCTATGGAGGTTACGCAGGGTATTTTCAGGACCCTGACGGACATACCTGGGAGATTGTTTATAATCCCGAGCTTATTCCGGAGGATTAA
- a CDS encoding alpha-L-arabinofuranosidase C-terminal domain-containing protein: protein MKNNFLTKTIICSLFFSGLYTHAQKTTLVVDASKSITKIQPTMFGLFFEDINFAADGGLYAEMIKNRSFEFDKPLMGWEQPNTKRSSMNKESGSASPVKLSQEKNNSNFCRVEINNDKGYALINEGFRGMGVKKDAQYNLSLKAANHNGGVKKIIFQLIDKDQKVIGETSIIPKSDQWTQYTSQFKASQTEAKAKFKITFEGNGTIDLDMISLFPEDTWKNRKNGLRKDLVQLLYDVKPGFLRFPGGCIVEGRTLSDRYQWKKSIGEVEERKTMMNRWNVEFNHKQTPDYFQSFGLGFFEYFQLSEDIGAEPLPILSCGMACQYNTGELAPMDELDPYIQDALDLIEFANGAVTTNWGKIRSDMGHPKPFNLKYIGVGNEQWGPDYIERFKVFEKAIKAKYPNIIIVSGSGPSPDGEHFDYAMAELKKLNAELVDEHYYKSPQWFRENAGRYDNYDRKGPKIFAGEYAAQSVSGANPNNRNNWECAFSEAAFMTGLERNAEVVQLTSYAPLMAHEDAWQWTPDMIWFNNLESYGSANYYVQKLFSTNKGTDLLNITKDGKPLIGENNLYASAVKDINTKEIIVKVVNTSQSPQEVNLDLKGTKTASKGSIITLASANLNDENTFTDPKKISPKESEYKVTKGAQQVKLPAYSVTVVKLKYN, encoded by the coding sequence ATGAAAAATAACTTTCTAACCAAAACCATTATCTGTTCGCTGTTTTTCAGCGGTTTGTATACCCATGCACAAAAAACAACATTAGTTGTAGATGCTTCAAAATCGATTACCAAAATTCAGCCCACTATGTTCGGTTTGTTTTTTGAAGACATTAATTTTGCTGCAGACGGCGGTTTATATGCCGAAATGATCAAAAACAGATCCTTCGAATTCGATAAACCTTTAATGGGATGGGAACAACCCAATACCAAAAGATCGTCCATGAATAAAGAATCAGGGAGCGCATCGCCGGTGAAACTTTCGCAGGAAAAAAATAACTCTAATTTTTGCAGGGTCGAAATCAACAATGACAAAGGATATGCTCTGATTAACGAAGGTTTCAGGGGAATGGGAGTGAAGAAAGATGCCCAATACAACCTTTCGCTTAAAGCGGCTAATCATAACGGTGGAGTCAAAAAAATCATTTTTCAATTAATTGATAAAGATCAAAAAGTGATTGGAGAAACGAGTATTATTCCAAAATCCGATCAATGGACCCAATATACTTCGCAGTTTAAAGCTTCTCAGACCGAAGCAAAAGCAAAATTCAAAATTACGTTTGAAGGAAACGGAACCATCGATCTGGACATGATTTCGCTTTTCCCCGAAGATACCTGGAAAAACAGAAAAAACGGGCTTCGTAAAGACCTTGTACAGCTTTTATACGATGTAAAACCGGGCTTTTTACGTTTTCCGGGAGGCTGTATTGTAGAAGGCAGAACCTTGTCTGACCGTTATCAGTGGAAAAAATCAATTGGAGAAGTGGAAGAAAGAAAGACCATGATGAACCGCTGGAATGTAGAATTCAACCACAAACAAACTCCTGATTATTTCCAGAGTTTCGGGTTGGGATTTTTTGAATATTTTCAGCTTTCAGAAGATATTGGGGCAGAACCGCTGCCTATTCTTAGCTGCGGTATGGCGTGCCAATATAACACAGGCGAATTAGCACCAATGGATGAACTGGATCCGTATATTCAGGATGCTTTGGATTTAATTGAATTTGCCAATGGAGCGGTAACTACAAACTGGGGTAAAATCCGTTCTGATATGGGACATCCAAAACCGTTTAACCTTAAATATATCGGCGTTGGAAACGAGCAGTGGGGACCGGATTATATCGAAAGATTTAAGGTTTTTGAAAAAGCAATAAAAGCAAAATATCCTAACATTATTATTGTATCAGGAAGCGGCCCTTCTCCAGACGGCGAACATTTTGATTACGCAATGGCTGAACTTAAAAAACTGAATGCAGAACTGGTAGACGAACATTATTATAAGAGTCCGCAGTGGTTTAGGGAAAACGCAGGACGTTATGATAATTATGACCGAAAAGGGCCCAAAATATTTGCCGGAGAATATGCGGCACAGAGTGTTTCCGGTGCCAACCCGAATAACCGAAACAACTGGGAGTGTGCTTTTTCTGAGGCTGCTTTCATGACCGGACTGGAACGAAACGCCGAAGTGGTTCAGCTAACGTCTTATGCACCATTGATGGCTCATGAGGACGCCTGGCAGTGGACGCCGGACATGATCTGGTTTAATAATCTGGAATCGTACGGATCTGCCAATTACTATGTTCAGAAGCTCTTTTCGACAAATAAAGGAACTGATTTATTAAATATTACAAAGGATGGAAAACCGCTTATTGGTGAAAACAATTTGTATGCATCGGCTGTAAAAGACATTAATACCAAAGAAATTATAGTAAAGGTGGTTAATACGTCACAATCTCCGCAGGAAGTAAATCTTGATTTGAAAGGAACAAAAACAGCTTCGAAAGGAAGTATCATTACATTGGCAAGTGCGAATCTTAATGATGAAAACACTTTTACGGATCCAAAGAAAATCAGTCCGAAAGAAAGCGAATATAAAGTAACAAAAGGAGCACAGCAGGTAAAACTGCCGGCTTATTCGGTTACGGTTGTAAAGTTGAAATATAACTAA